In Excalfactoria chinensis isolate bCotChi1 chromosome 3, bCotChi1.hap2, whole genome shotgun sequence, one DNA window encodes the following:
- the LOC140250551 gene encoding uncharacterized protein → MDSMPKLKIFVMLLSLATFTVMVILNAGNATGIFKGLFRTTPGNISEKYSTDFTPAGWTFLIWNVIYAWQLAWLLYALSGICRRNELGCVFMKPDLLPIPFYMAWILNNGLNVGWLFLWDREYLLPALLLLAALTFTTGAALFISHRALSIHSTWFMKGHQADLWLIRILVQNGLALYTTWTTIATLLNFAVVLIYKWDVSNETATTASLCILTLMLVMWFCQENFFLDKYVRYNLTIYPVVMIALTGSMCKDFSVSSPTTNGVFIVVLLALTCFIFAVRLALVIRKHSNEPLEASTPSQPSSTVA, encoded by the exons ATGGACTCCATGCCCAAATTGAAGATTTTTGTGATGTTGCTTTCTCTGGCTACTTTCACAGTCATGGTGATACTGAATGCTGGAAATGCCACTGGGATTTTCAAAG GTCTGTTCCGGACAACGCCTGGCAACATCTCAGAGAAGTACAGCACCGACTTCACACCAGCTGGCTGGACTTTCCTCATCTGGAATGTCATCTATGCCTGGCAACTGGCATGGCTCCTGTATGCACTGTCAGGGATCTGCCGAAG aaatgAACTTGGATGTGTCTTCATGAAGCCGGACTTGCTGCCAATACCTTTTTACATGGCATGGATTCTGAATAATGGCCTCAATGTCGGATGGCTGTTTCTATGGGACAGAGA ATacctcctcccagccctgctgttgCTTGCAGCCCTTACTTTTACCACAGGTGCTGCTCTCTTCATTTCACACAGAGCCTTGAGTATCCATTCCACATGGTTCATGAAGGGTCACCAAGCTGACCTCTGGCTCATCCGGATCCTG GTGCAGAATGGGCTGGCACTGTATACCACATGGACCACCATTGCTACTCTGCTGAACTTTGCCGTTGTGTTGATCTACAAGTGGGATGTGTCCAATGAGACAGCAACAACTGCCTCTCTGTGCATCCTTACCCTCATGCTTGTCATGTG GTTTTGTCAGGAGAACTTCTTTCTTGATAAGTACGTCCGCTATAACCTCACGATCTACCCAGTGGTCATGATAGCTCTGACTGGCAGCATGTGCAAGGACTTCTCAGTTTCCTCCCCAACCACCAACGGTGTTTTTATAG TTGTACTGCTGGCACTGACTTGTTTCATCTTTGCCGTCCGGCTGGCATTAGTCATACGGAAACACAGTAATGAACCACTGGAAGCATCAACACCATCACAGCCATCAAGCACAGTGGCCTGA